One stretch of Comamonas testosteroni DNA includes these proteins:
- a CDS encoding LysR substrate-binding domain-containing protein, producing the protein MQMSLAPLPPLPALRFFEATARLGSVTQAAAELYVTPGAVTLQIRKLESFLGCPLFERQARGMVLTAEGSSYLAPCQESLTLIRQASARLRTGNRQSILVSCTPGFAVQWLVPRLQHFQESTLALDVHISTTNRKVDLLREEVHFAVRHGLGEVPDGVCSIPLLKDELIPVCSPRLIAPRRRAVLADITSSRLLHDEHREDWLLWCRAAGVEGIDTQQGMVFTDSNGVIEAALAGRGVALLRRSLIEAELSARSLLELRAPALRTPLGYHLLYCEETLKSPAIRAFLDWITEQAKALN; encoded by the coding sequence ATGCAAATGTCACTCGCACCACTTCCGCCTTTGCCTGCATTACGCTTCTTCGAAGCTACGGCACGCCTTGGCAGCGTCACGCAGGCCGCTGCCGAGTTGTACGTCACACCAGGTGCCGTGACGCTTCAGATTCGCAAGCTTGAATCATTTCTAGGATGCCCCCTTTTCGAGCGTCAGGCACGGGGCATGGTGCTTACTGCAGAGGGGAGTTCGTATCTCGCCCCGTGCCAGGAGTCATTGACACTCATCAGACAGGCAAGCGCTCGTTTGCGTACGGGAAATCGCCAGTCAATCCTGGTGAGTTGCACGCCCGGGTTCGCGGTTCAGTGGCTGGTTCCCAGGCTGCAGCACTTCCAGGAATCGACACTTGCCTTGGACGTGCACATCAGTACCACGAATCGCAAGGTAGATCTCTTGCGAGAGGAGGTGCATTTCGCCGTGCGTCATGGCCTTGGGGAAGTGCCTGACGGCGTGTGCTCCATCCCCCTGCTGAAGGATGAGTTGATTCCTGTCTGCAGCCCCCGTTTGATTGCACCACGACGTCGGGCCGTATTGGCTGACATCACATCCAGCCGGTTGCTGCACGATGAACATCGGGAAGACTGGCTGCTGTGGTGCCGCGCAGCCGGAGTGGAAGGCATCGACACGCAACAAGGCATGGTTTTCACCGACTCGAATGGAGTCATTGAAGCGGCGCTGGCAGGACGTGGCGTGGCATTGCTGCGCCGCTCCCTCATTGAGGCCGAGCTTTCCGCACGGAGCCTTCTGGAACTTCGGGCACCAGCACTTCGCACCCCGTTGGGCTACCACCTGCTCTATTGCGAAGAAACGTTGAAAAGTCCCGCAATTCGCGCCTTCTTGGATTGGATTACGGAACAGGCCAAAGCACTAAATTGA
- a CDS encoding DMT family transporter: MIASYLDWKISRNAIEALNTQFKKMMSSPSLIRLLILAALWGGSFLFMRIVTPEFGTNGTAFGRASLGASGLAALVLVMRIPLDFKGRFMTTLMLGAINSGMPFLLFSWASRSLPTSYSAILNATTPLMGVVVGSLAFGERITTTKILGVVLGIAGVAVLTGGASLGGISSAAGSVLACLLATTCYALAGFLTVRWIAKRGGLDSHLVALGSQIGAVLLLVPSTLWQFAQEPVALHQFSVTAWWSLFALGFLCTSLGYVLYFRLIADLGALRALTVTFLIPLFGLFWGWLVLDEPVGLAHVIGGGLIATALYFVLRSPISPTQRST, encoded by the coding sequence TTGATTGCTTCCTATCTTGACTGGAAAATTTCCAGAAATGCAATAGAAGCCCTCAACACTCAATTCAAGAAAATGATGTCCAGTCCCAGCCTCATCCGTCTTTTGATACTTGCGGCCTTGTGGGGCGGCAGTTTTCTGTTCATGCGCATAGTCACACCCGAATTCGGTACGAACGGAACTGCATTCGGTCGCGCTTCGCTAGGTGCCTCTGGGTTGGCGGCATTGGTGCTTGTCATGCGGATCCCTTTGGACTTCAAGGGGCGCTTCATGACCACTCTGATGTTGGGAGCCATCAACTCCGGTATGCCCTTTCTGCTCTTTTCGTGGGCGTCACGCAGTCTGCCCACGAGTTACAGCGCGATTCTCAACGCAACCACACCTTTGATGGGTGTGGTCGTCGGTTCATTGGCGTTTGGAGAGCGAATCACAACCACCAAGATTCTCGGCGTTGTGCTCGGTATTGCAGGCGTGGCCGTTCTTACGGGAGGCGCGTCGCTGGGAGGCATCTCTTCAGCGGCGGGCTCCGTTCTGGCATGTCTGTTGGCTACTACCTGTTATGCGCTCGCAGGGTTTCTGACCGTGCGATGGATTGCGAAGCGAGGTGGCCTGGATAGTCACCTGGTCGCACTCGGCAGCCAGATTGGCGCAGTGCTGCTACTTGTGCCTTCCACGCTCTGGCAATTTGCACAGGAGCCTGTGGCTCTTCACCAGTTCAGTGTGACGGCATGGTGGTCGTTGTTTGCCTTGGGCTTCTTGTGTACCTCGTTGGGCTACGTGCTCTACTTTCGCCTCATTGCGGACTTGGGTGCATTGCGAGCACTCACGGTCACTTTTCTGATCCCGCTTTTCGGCTTGTTCTGGGGTTGGCTGGTGCTTGATGAACCCGTAGGCCTCGCGCACGTGATAGGCGGAGGCCTGATTGCTACTGCGCTCTATTTCGTACTGCGTTCGCCGATCTCTCCAACTCAACGAAGCACTTGA